Genomic segment of Iocasia fonsfrigidae:
CCCCTAACAGGGCTGCTGCCGGTATCATTTTTCTATGATCCGGACCTATTAATATCCTGACAATATGAGGTACAATCAGACCGATAAAACCAATAATGCCACTTACAGATACTACTGCCGCTGTCATAAGGGCCGCAGCAATGATCAAGTGTAGTTTAACTCTTTCAATATCCAGACCCAGGTTATAGGCATTCTCTTCCCCTAGTAGTAAGGTGTTTAGGTCATTTATATGGAAAATTATTATAAGCAAAGCTGTAAAATAATAGGGAAGAATCGTTATAATCTCCTGCCAACTGGCAGTAGCCAGACTACCCATCAACCAGTAAACCACCTTGTGTAAACTGTTTGTCCCTAAAACCATTAAAAAGGACATGACAGCATTAAGTAGAAATCCCATTGCTACCCCAGCTAAAAGAAAAGTTATAACCGGAAGGCCCCTTTTACTGTAAGATAAGCTGTAAACAATATATACGGTTATTACCGCACCTATAAAAGCCATTAAAGGGATAGTACTTATCCCCAGAAACTCCCAGTCAATATTTAGAATAATAGTCAGGGTTACTGCTGTACCAGCCCCAGATGAAATCCCTACAACATAAGGGTCAACCATTGGGTTGCGGATAACTCCCTGAAATACAGCACCAGCCAGAGCAAGCCCTGAACCTACCAGCAAACTCAATATAACCCTGGGTAAACGAATATTTTTAACAATTAAGCCATAAGTACTCCCACTTTCAGCTGAAAACAATACCCTGATAAGCTGTTTGAAAGGGATATATATACTACCAATTGACAGGGATAAACTAATTATTATAAGCCCTATCAATAAAAACCCTATAAAAAAAAGCATTGTCTTAATTTTATTATTCATTAATAACCACCATATACTTTATTCAAGAAATAAATTAAAATTCCTGTTTTTTAATAATCAATAATTATCCCTGCTAATAACGCTATACCCTTTTCTATTTCAGCAGGGGTAGTATCAGAGAATGACAACCTGATATAGTGATTACCATCCTGATAAACCGGGAAAAAAGAATTCCCAGTAACAAAGGCCAATTTATTTTTAATTGCTACCTGAAATAAATCCCTGCTCTTTATATTTTCCGGCAACCTTACCCAGAAGAAAAAACCACCTTCAGGCTGATACCATGAAGTGTTTTCAGGAAAAAATTTCTGCAGAGACTCTTCCATCTTTAGTAACCTCGCTTTATAAAAAGGTTTAACCCTTTTTAGCTGTTCATCTACTAAGCCACTATTACCAGCAAGGGCCAGCAGTTCCTGACCATATGTGTTTGAAGCCAGGTCAGTATTTTGTTTAGCCTTTGTCAATAAATCTATCATCCCTTCCTCAATACAGACCCAACCGACCCGCATACCCGGTATAAAAAATTTAGAAAAAGACCCCAGCATAATAACCCGGTTATCTTGATCAAATTCCTTAATAAAAGGCAGTCTTTCATTAAAGTAATTAAGTTCACTATAAGGAGTATCTTCAATAATATAAAAATCATATCTTTCAGCCAACTCTAAAATCTTTTTTCTCCTCTCCAGTGACAATCTACTTCCAGAGGGATTAGAATAATCAGGAACCAGATAGATAAACTTAATCTGCTCCCCTTCGGCATATATTCTATCCAATTTTTCTTCAAGGATATTTACACATAAACCATCTTTATCAAGATCAATCCCTATAAGATTAGCCTGATAACTCTTAATTGCCCCAATACCACCTACATACCCTGGTTTCTCTACAATTATATTGTCCCCTGTATTAATAAATATTTTACTGATAAGATCAAGGGCCTGTTGTGAACCAGTAGTAATCAGCAGTTCCTTTTTACTGGTATTAATACCCCTCTCTCCCAGAAAACCTACAATATATTCCTTGAGGTTGTCAGAACCGTCAGTACTACAATACTGAAAAACCTCTGCCCCCAGATCATTTAAAAGCCTATCATTCAGGTCTTTTAGTCCGTTATAAGGAAAAACCTCACTGGCAGGGATCCCCCCGGCAAAAGAAAGCACATCCCCCTGACCAACCAGTTTCATAAACTCAGCAAGTTCACCATTTGACATCTCCTCAACCCTATCAGCAAACAAATTATCTAACATTAACAATTCCCCTTTCTTATTTTTAAAATTAAGTGGTTTCGTCAGCCTGCTACGACCGTAATAATTTTCATTCTACCGCTTGTCGTTCACTACGGCATCCGTGCCTCCGCTCTCTGTCAAAACTTTTTGCTCCGGCGTCCTGCCTCTACAAAAAGTTAGAGTCGCTATAGAATAAAAAATTATTACTTAGCCACCTTAACTAAGACAAATATATTTGTTGGTCTTCAAAGTTATCAACAATTTCAAAATCACATAGTTTCTCATATGAATAAAACAAAACACCCCTACATAAATGCAGGGGTGTATAATTTACACGGTACCACCATGCTTTGTTATCTATCACAATAACCTCAGCAAGTGCTGTTTATTCACAGCAGCTTAAGTTTTAACGGTACAACCGATGATTCCTACTTAGATTATGTTCAGAACCCAGCTCCAGGGCGGCTTAATCCCTTTCCTCACTCTTTATTTATATAATTATAAATATATAAAATATATTTAAACTATAAAACAATCTTCTTTATTATACCACAGCAATTTTATTTAATCAATCTAATCATAGAAATTAACTCAATAGTACTAAATATCCTGCTAATTAGCACTTAAACTACCGTTGTTTTTGGCTAGATAAAGAGCATATTCAAAACTATCAATCAGAGCCTGCCAGCTGGCCTGAATAATATTAGTTGACACTCCAATTGTAGTCCAGGACTGTTCTGTATTAGAACTCTCTATTAAAACACGTACCTTGGCAGCAGTTCCATCTTTACCATTTAAAACACGCACCTTATAATCTATTAATTTCATTACATCTATGGAAGGGAAAAAACTGAGCAGTGCCTTTCTTAAGGCATTATCAAGGGCATTAACCGGTCCATCTCCTTCGGCAACTATATGAACAGATTCCCCTTTCACCTTTAGTTTGACAACGGCTTCAGAATCAGTTTTTTTGCCAAAATTATGGCTAATTATCTTAAAGTCTTCTACCCCAAAAAGTGAATGATAGTCTTCATATTCCCTGAGAAAAAGTAATTTAAGAGAAGCCTCAGCACCCTCAAACTGGTAACCTTGATATTCCATATCCTTGATCTTGGTAGCCAAGCTGCGGTATTCCTCTTTTGTAAAATTTGACAGGTCAAAACCTAGTTCCTGAAGTTTATATTTTAAATTACTCTTTCCTGATAGTTCAGAAACAAGTATCCTCCTCTTATTACCAAATATCTGAGGAGAGACATGTTCATAGGTCTCTGAATTTTTTTGCAGGGCATTTACATGCATCCCAGCTTTATGTGTAAAAGCACTGCTCCCTACATAGGGATGATTGTTCTCAGGAACCAGATTAGCTACCTCCATTATATAATAATAAAGAGAGGTTATTTTATTAACATTCAAATTACTAAGTTCAAGCTTATACTTCGTTTTTAAAGCAGGTATAATACTGGCAAGATCCGCATTACCACACCGTTCACCAATACCACCGATAGTTCCCTGAATCTGAACTGCTCCCAGTTCATAGGCCAGCAGCGAATTCGCTACAGCTACATCACTATCATTATGGGCGTGAATACCTAATGGTGCTGTCAAGGATTCCTTTACCTTACCTATAGTACTAGCCAGTTGTGTCGGCAACTGCCCACCATTGGTATCACATAAAACTAAAACCTCTGCACCTGCTTCATAGGCAACCTTCAGGGTCTCCAGGGCATATGTTGGATTACTAGCAAAGCCATCAAAAAAATGCTCAGCATCAAAAATAACCTGCATATTATTTTCAAGCAAATATTTTATTGTATCCTCGATCAGGGCCAGATTTTCATCCAGGGATATTTTAAGGACATCAGTAACATGGAAATCCCAGGACTTACCGAAAATGGCGACTGTATCCACCCCGGAATCTATCATTTTCTTGATATTTAAATCATCTTTAATATCAATACCATACCTCTTGGTAGAACTAAAAGCAACAATCTTACTATGTTTTAGTTTTAAATCCCTGATTGCCGCGAAAAATTCTTCATCTTTAGGGTTAGAACCAGGCCAACCCCCTTCAATATAATCAATCCCAAAATCATCAAGTTTTTTAACTATCTTTATTTTATCATCAACAGTAAAAGATACACCTTCACCCTGTGCTCCATCCCTTAAGGTTGTATCATAAAATGTTAATGATTTCATTATTTATCCCCCTTCAGTTCTTTAAGAACCTTAACAAGGTGATTTCCTACTTCAGAGGTGCTCAGTTCTCCACCCATATCAGGTGTTACTTTATTATTATCTATCGAAGACTGAACAGCCTGATCAACCATAGCGGATAATTCTTCATGGCCAAGGTATTCGACAATCATACCGGCAGCCAGGATTGTTGCCAGTGGGTTAGCAATATTCTGTCCGGCAATATCAGGTGCAGAACCATGAACTGGTTCAAACATAGAAACAGTATCAGGGTTAATATTACCAGAAACCGCCAGACCCATCCCCCCCTGTAATTCTGCCCCAAGGTCAGTAATAATATCCCCAAAGAGATTACAGGTGACAATAACATCAAATATTTCCGGGTTTCTTACCATCTTCATCGTAATAGCATCAATAAGGTAATGGTTTGTCTCTACATCACTATATTCCTGAGCCATTGCTTTGAAGGCCCTCTGCCACAGGTTGTGAGCATAAGTCAGGACATTACTCTTATCAGAAACAGTTAACTTCCCTCCAGTCTTACGGGCATATTCAAAAGCATATTTGAGTATCCTGTCAACACCTTTTCTGCTAGCAATCATCTCCTGGGTGGCTATCTCATCAGGGGTGTCTTTTTTTAGAAAACCACCAATACCTGCATAAAGTCCTTCTGTATTTTCACGAACAACTGTAAAATTAATTTCATCAACACCCTTACCTTTTAAAGGAGAAAACCTATCATTATATAATTTTACTGGA
This window contains:
- a CDS encoding aminotransferase-like domain-containing protein, which translates into the protein MLDNLFADRVEEMSNGELAEFMKLVGQGDVLSFAGGIPASEVFPYNGLKDLNDRLLNDLGAEVFQYCSTDGSDNLKEYIVGFLGERGINTSKKELLITTGSQQALDLISKIFINTGDNIIVEKPGYVGGIGAIKSYQANLIGIDLDKDGLCVNILEEKLDRIYAEGEQIKFIYLVPDYSNPSGSRLSLERRKKILELAERYDFYIIEDTPYSELNYFNERLPFIKEFDQDNRVIMLGSFSKFFIPGMRVGWVCIEEGMIDLLTKAKQNTDLASNTYGQELLALAGNSGLVDEQLKRVKPFYKARLLKMEESLQKFFPENTSWYQPEGGFFFWVRLPENIKSRDLFQVAIKNKLAFVTGNSFFPVYQDGNHYIRLSFSDTTPAEIEKGIALLAGIIIDY
- a CDS encoding FecCD family ABC transporter permease — protein: MNNKIKTMLFFIGFLLIGLIIISLSLSIGSIYIPFKQLIRVLFSAESGSTYGLIVKNIRLPRVILSLLVGSGLALAGAVFQGVIRNPMVDPYVVGISSGAGTAVTLTIILNIDWEFLGISTIPLMAFIGAVITVYIVYSLSYSKRGLPVITFLLAGVAMGFLLNAVMSFLMVLGTNSLHKVVYWLMGSLATASWQEIITILPYYFTALLIIIFHINDLNTLLLGEENAYNLGLDIERVKLHLIIAAALMTAAVVSVSGIIGFIGLIVPHIVRILIGPDHRKMIPAAALLGGLFLLVSDNLARTLLAPMEIPVGIITALAGGPYFIYLLRKTKGEYW
- the cimA gene encoding citramalate synthase, with the protein product MKSLTFYDTTLRDGAQGEGVSFTVDDKIKIVKKLDDFGIDYIEGGWPGSNPKDEEFFAAIRDLKLKHSKIVAFSSTKRYGIDIKDDLNIKKMIDSGVDTVAIFGKSWDFHVTDVLKISLDENLALIEDTIKYLLENNMQVIFDAEHFFDGFASNPTYALETLKVAYEAGAEVLVLCDTNGGQLPTQLASTIGKVKESLTAPLGIHAHNDSDVAVANSLLAYELGAVQIQGTIGGIGERCGNADLASIIPALKTKYKLELSNLNVNKITSLYYYIMEVANLVPENNHPYVGSSAFTHKAGMHVNALQKNSETYEHVSPQIFGNKRRILVSELSGKSNLKYKLQELGFDLSNFTKEEYRSLATKIKDMEYQGYQFEGAEASLKLLFLREYEDYHSLFGVEDFKIISHNFGKKTDSEAVVKLKVKGESVHIVAEGDGPVNALDNALRKALLSFFPSIDVMKLIDYKVRVLNGKDGTAAKVRVLIESSNTEQSWTTIGVSTNIIQASWQALIDSFEYALYLAKNNGSLSAN
- a CDS encoding 3-isopropylmalate dehydrogenase — its product is MAKIAVIPGDGIGKEVVNEGVKVLEYLNSTYELGLSFKEFDLGAARYLKYGELVPDNVLNELETFDAIFLGAVGDPAVEPGILEKGILLKLRFYFDQYVNLRPVKLYNDRFSPLKGKGVDEINFTVVRENTEGLYAGIGGFLKKDTPDEIATQEMIASRKGVDRILKYAFEYARKTGGKLTVSDKSNVLTYAHNLWQRAFKAMAQEYSDVETNHYLIDAITMKMVRNPEIFDVIVTCNLFGDIITDLGAELQGGMGLAVSGNINPDTVSMFEPVHGSAPDIAGQNIANPLATILAAGMIVEYLGHEELSAMVDQAVQSSIDNNKVTPDMGGELSTSEVGNHLVKVLKELKGDK